Genomic DNA from Telopea speciosissima isolate NSW1024214 ecotype Mountain lineage chromosome 2, Tspe_v1, whole genome shotgun sequence:
ATCTTCATCATCCCACATATTCCTGGGTTGCTCCTTCTTAAGAATGGGAGGTACTGCCTCATCCTCTGTAAAAGTTAGAACATCAATAACTCATTACAGAATTATCAAGAAAAAGGTTTAAGCCATAAGGTCCATAAAATATCAAGTCCAACTAGAGAAAGTAAAGATAAATTAACATAACTCATACATTAATTTACACAGGAATTTATTCAATAACCTCAATATTGTAGgaataaaatcataaaacacCGTTTCCCAACTCTCGAGTCCCTTTACTAGGTACTAGACAGTGTGCAATACACCCTCCACAAACAACACAGAGACACACTCAAATGAAGAGTCCATGGAAAACAAATGAGCAGTTTAGACTTGTTGGGCACAAtcttctaataaaaataatgTTATGAGGTGGATGGGGAGGGAATTGCAAAGGGAAAATGTCACTTACAGAAAATGGTACAACAAAATGTTAGTATTTATATTTTTCTCCTATGTATAAATCAATAATCGATGCAATGGTCAAGTCAAATCACTTTTCAATCCAATGACGTAAGATACAATTACAGATACAAGATACATGCAATAAGTTTTTAACAAGTATGCAAATACATCAGAACATGAGTATTACCCCAGTCCTCCATCCTGCTGAAACTATTCAATCAATTATTGCACTAAGCCTTCACTATAAAGCTCCGTATGAAAAAAGTGCAGTCCTGCATATTGGAAAGACAAATGTGTGAAAAAACTGACAATAGAAGCACAATATATTTAAGATATAATAATAGGAGTCACTTAATCGAGTCATTGGTTTGACAACAAAACAAAATCCATTAGCTATATTCAGGAACAATATCTACCAGGCAGTTTATTACCTCATGCTTAAAGCCAGTTTCTCAATTTCAATAATGCTCTTATATGTCATTAACTAAGGCATAAGAACTCAATAATTTCAGGTTcaacttcttcttttattttatgctTGAGGTTTCTTTGAACTTCTTATCAAATTTCTTGACAAtgtcacaagactcacaacccTATGAACAGTTTCAAGCAATATCCAAACAcaaatttgaaaagtaaaaaaaaaaaaaatgatagtaGTTTGATAGTTATAACATCCAAAtgaccaaaagtcatatcaaatCCTTTGACATCAACAATATCTGATAACcaataaaaaggggggggggggaaatacaTAAAGGGTGAACATAGATTAACAGAAAATTTCAAAACAATGGGGCAAAAACGGTTTATGTTGTACCTTTTCATTACCTATCTTACCagagagaagggaaaacaaCAGAACTATTATACAATTACAAATAACAGAATTTTCGATTTAGAAataatggcaattctgtaactATATCAAAAGTAGCAAGGAGAGTAGCAATCTGGTAAATAATCAGAATTGTAAAGGACTACCTTGGAAGGTGGATATGGATTAAGACTGAAAGGTCTTTAATATATTTTGTATGGGGGACCATGTTGAAAGCAATTATAAGGTATCAGACAGAACAGAATTACAGTAAAAAAAGGGAGGTACTTTtgaaaacaaatataaaataaagttAGAAATAATCCACGATTggagtcttcttcaaccttcggcACTTGACTTGGGCAATATAAACCAGCGGAACTTCAAATGAGAGATCTCTTTCGATACTTGTTGAATGCAATTAAGGTTCAGCCACATCAGTGACTGAAGAGGGAACGTTTACCTTCTAAATCAGATCTCGAGCCAATTTGATTTGCAGGTTTCGATTCTGGGAGAAAGGGATAGGGTACGAGGGAACAGGATATTAGAGTCACAATGAAGAAGCGAAGAAGGTaagataagagagaaaatccaGAAACGAGAGAGAGGTTTCGATGTTTAGGGTGGAGATTTCTAATGGGAAATCGTCGTGtgagaaaataaataagaaaggaaaTCCAAATTCCATACGGAGAACTCATAACTCCAAGTCCTAATGGCGCTTTGACTTCTGTCACGTAAATACGCAATACTACCATCGGTCATCTTTGTGAAATTAGAAATAAGACCCTTCTTCTTGGGTCTTGGAAATCTACCCATGTCCGCTCAACAACCCGACCCAAGCTGGGCATTTAAACATAGCAGTTCAAGTTTGGCCAGCTTGAGCCCGAACCCGTATTATTTCTATACCCGATATTGGGTTGGTTTGGACCTGGGCTTTGCCTTGCACtgagcccagcccagcccagcccagtccTGCCCTGCCTTACTCTGCCCTATAcaaatatagggaaaaagaactttgtctaGGAGTGTAggctacgccaacactcccatgagtctatctctctcctccctatctgaaaagacacatttgcccccttgttttgaggaagagagagatagacacatgggagtgttggcataggccacactgctgcacaaaaaactacttcccataaatATATagtaaatgggaaaaagaatgttgacTGATCAAATGAAACCTACACTCAAACAAAGGAGTGTGCAAAATTGTTCCCCCACTCACATCTATGTTGATTCTCTTGAACATGCTCTCATTAGCCCCTGCGTCGGTGCAGACTACGCAACCAGGCACCACTCTCTTGCCCATAGTAAATATACGTAAGGAAAAATGTTCTCTGAGCCAACTGTGAAGGGTACACTAGCAATGTGTTTTGGGTTTCTTACTAGGTTACTATCAGACCAGTCTCAAATTTTTATCAGGTTCGGAGATCAGCTTTTCGGTTTTCAATTGGTGTATTTAGTTGATCTATTTTGGTTTCAGTGGCTTCCAATTCCATAAATCTCCAAAACGAAACCAAATCGATAAGGGTTTCGTTCAATCGGTTTAaactttgacacccttacaagTAAACATACCAAATCATCAATCCTCATATAACTATGGGCACGATGGACACATATTTCCAAAAGTACGTATATGCATACTCACATACACAGATACAGTATTGGGTTGAGCCTACAAATTAAATTATATAACTCAGCTCAGGCTTGGCTATCTTGGCTCAGGTTTGGCTATATTGGACTCAAGACGTAGTGGCCTTGgtcctatttttgtcattttcatgTTATTTTTATGCAAAAATTACGAAAAATAATTCTTAACCtaaatatgtatatgtataatgggcaagagatcattgtctgGTCATGTAGCACCTGCActagcatgggggccaatgagattttttatttcatgggggagAGGCAGGGCAGTACTTTAATGTactcatgtgtctaggcacaggagccACACGACCAGATATAGTTATTTTTCTATGtttaatatattaaatataGATTATCTTGCCATACATCTATACATTAGTGCAAAGTTGcaaacccaatccttaacctagcCCATTGAGTGAAAAGTCCAACCCCAAGCCCTGAGATTTTTGGTAGGCTTCAGGTGGGCTCGGGCTCACTGGGCCAAACTTGAACCCCTATTTGGGACTAAGCTTGGCCAAGTTAGTGATCAGTTCTTGAACTGGTCCAACCCAAGTTGGTAGAAGCTTGTGACCATCCATGAACTGTTACCATAAATTGATTTGCTCCAGTTTTATccttatttctttccttctaaAATTTCATTATTTGGGTACCAAGAAAGTAGATATGAAAGGTAGAAAGTATAAAAGGTTTTCGGAAAGAGATTCTCTTTAGTATAAACAATTATGTCAACTCAACAAAACTTTCTCTCTAGATGAGCCCCactttccttcttctatttacctatttatttatttttactaaGTTAAATTTATAAGTcgccaaaataaaaaaaattataacttGCTAAAATCAATTGTTAAAGCATTGGGTTTATTAATTTGaattctctcttccttcccttaCATGAATAGAAACAAAGTTACTATAAAACCCATTTACCCTACTCAATctaacaaggaaaaaaaattggtaaaacATACAAAAGTAAGTAagaaaaatggataaaaaaagAAGGTTGGGATAGCAAATCTCACCTACAGAGACTCTCTCTCACTGATTCACTTCCCAAAACTCTCTTCTAATGAAGTTATAAAAGCTACAATGGCTCTGAgaatgtgtgagagagagagagcaatggGTTGTTTGCATAGGTTGTTTGGCTCTTGTTCTAAATGCAAAGGTAATGACTTCCCCTTTCTTTGCTTGTTCTTTCTTATTCTATTgtgctctttctctctcccctcatcTTCTATGTTTACTTGGATCTGTTTTTTATCTTATTGTTTTTGAAGGTAAGAAGAAACGTGCTAAAGAAGTGAAAATtcaagaaacagaagaagagaaagtcaatgaagaagaacaagaagaagaaaagaaaagtgaatcTGGATCATCATCTTCTTATGGAATAGTGGATTCAAATCTTGCTTACTTTGAagtacaaaataaattttttgaacGTCTTTGGTGTGAATATGAGGATTACAAATGTCACATTAATGGAGGTTCTGATCATCGCCACCAGCACCAGCCCAGCAGCTATAACCATGAAGAATGTAGGACGCTTCAAGGATTTGGAGAGACATTCAATGAAGATAATCCAAACGGATGTTACATTATGTAACACTGAATGAATGAACCAGgaagaatgagattgaggagaGAAACTGATCGAGCAATCCAcccaattaattaattaatactgcTACTACCTTATACCTATTCCTCTCCTTTTTATTTGCAGATTATTAGtatgagttagggttttatgaaCTTTGAAGTTTTGAGTTAAAAGCTATTAATGTTATTTTCTTCTAGCAAAATAATTAAATGTCAACTTGAGTTTTATGTTATGGATTCTCTTGTAGAGCaagaatagaatttttttttcaagaacaTAAATTAAGTGTTAAGTTTTACTGTTCATAATTTAATGTCAGATCTCccacccaaaataaataaataaataaaataacgaGGATAGTGTTCTCTagggagtgcaccaatgaggaACTAGCAGTGAAATGGTTCCCTATATATGGGATAgagatttcattttatttgaggaggagagagaatagagTGTTAGTACACCCTCCACGTTGGCAATCCATTTTCTTTAAGAAATATAGGAGAAAAATTCTGTAAGAGAGTGTACCACCCACGCTTAGACACAATGGAggacgaaatgaccgcccctCCCCTTATCAAAGGTCGAAATCCTGTCTCCCATGAAAAAGTTTTGATTCCAAACTACCCTTTatgattccatttctttgggcGTGAACcgggtagcagcaaaattttgtcAATGCTTTTTTCTACGTGCACCCCCACccggcaaaaaaaaaatgcttttgGAGGAAATTTAAAGTTGGGCTGTATCAGGTTCCGCCCAAATTTtattgaataaaatgcaatgttTGGTAGCCCgaaatgaaattttcatactgGGCTGGGCTCATATTTGTTTGAAGTGAGCCCGGGCACAATCTAGAATTACAAACAAAAATGGGTTATTACAAATTTTGATAGAAGGAAGTGAAGGAGAATAACTGTACTtccgataaaaaaaaatatttgcatttcccttgcaatcaaacaTATAAAACCACACATACATCAAATTCGCGCCCTTTTCCATTGGAAGAAAATAGTCTGAGGCAAAAGACCCTAGTGAAAAGTTCATCGAAAACATCAAATCATGCCCTCTCACATGACAGATTTAGATGCCCATCCAACGGTTCCATTTTGGGATCAGCGTCCATGAAAACCATGCCCTTTAccattgtaaggatcctctcaGGTGTCTAGAGAGGAGAGAATTGGGTCTGAGCCTGTGAGAGTGTGGACCTTGCCGGAGGATTTCGACTCCTGACTCATTCTCCCACTAGATCTCTAGAGAAGAGCCattatacattttttatttagatgAAAACCCACAAAGtagaaaatgccaaaatgaATGTCCttgatttttaattgtttggTTTGTTTGAGTCAAGGGATGCAACTTGGGCCAAGATGGGCATGAGTAACATGATTGTTAAATTTTTAACAGGGTTGAGGCCAAGATCCGGTGGTTCAAATTTGAACCTGAAGTTGGACTAGCAAACCTGCTTTAGTCAATCCAATAGGGCTCCACTCTCCATTTTTTCAAGCATTGCTCCCTTCTTGGTCCCCATTGGCATCGCTCAGAATCCATGCCATTTAGAGATCCCAACCTTCACTTGTGTTGGGTTGGGATCTCTAATCAATGCAGGCTATTAAAGAACAATGAGTTTCAAGCATATAGAGAATATGATATATAAAGAAAGGGCAGGGGATTGACACACTACCGGTGTGGGATAGAATCTCCCGTGCCAAGCCAATAAGAGCATAGGAGGAGGCATCGCACAATGCGTATGCAGGGGACCCCCATGCCagggagaagaaagagtgaGGGTGCATGATACCTGTTAATTACTCTTTTGAGTTTTCCCCCTAAACTTGATTAAAATATAACTTTTGCCATTTATCTATAGTTAATGTGATTGAATAATTACCAAACTTGATTGCAATTGATAAGgcttcggtcgaaattttgataCTTGAATGATATAGGTCATCCCGATCTCTACGTATCCTTTCCAATCACAAGCGCCTATGTAGCCGATGAGGTGATGAGGTGAAGAAGTAGTATCAGCCATCCTTGTGCTTCTATGTTTCGGGATCAAATAATATAAGCTGCTCTGTTCTCTACCCTTCCCAATCACAATCCTAGAGTGAGAATCCTGTATAGGGCAAGAATGGACATAGAAAACAAGAGAGAGCAATTAGAATCCTTAGCAAGTTTGCTGGTTGAAATCAAGTTGATCCCAGTAGTATCCTTAGATGGTGCAATGTTAGCAAGCCTTCATGGGAATGGCATGGATCATGTACAAAGTTAATGAGATTCAGATGACAAGGCGCAGCCTGCACTAAATTTAGATCAGCTTTTTTCCCGATCCATTGCAATCAATATTTTTCTCACAACATTCAACAGTGATCCAGCTACTCCCCACCTCCTTCCTCAGTCTTCTTTCCCTCATCATACCCCTCAATTCTTCCACAACATCCCATCTCCCAATGGCAGAATAGAAGTTCGAAAGCAAAATGTAATTTCCAGGCTTCTCTGGCTGTAGCTCAAGTAGCTGTTTTGCTGCAGATTCACCCCTCCTGATGTCTAAATTAGTTCTACAAGCATTCAATAAGGCTGCCCATACTTCACGTGTAGGCTCAGTGCCCCTCTCACCCATATCATGTAAGAGATCCCATGCTTCATCAATCCGACTTGCCCGACCTAAAAGGTCAATAAAGCAAGCATAATGCTCTGGACCCGGATCAATCccatacttctccttcatcagaAGAAAACATTCTTGTCCTTGTTCCACCAGTCCACAATGCCCACAAGCAGATAAAATAGCAAGAAATGTCACAGGATTGGGTGAAATACTGCTCTGCTCATCCATCTCTTTGAACAACTCAAAAGCTTCAACTCCATGCCCATTACTTCCGTATGCATCTATGATGCTGGTCCAAGAAACCACGCTTTTATAAGGGATTCGATCAAACAGAGCACGAGAAACAGATATTTTTCCACATTTTGCATACATATCCAACAAAGCGTTGCATAACTGGGTATCCAATTCAAATCCAAGACGTATTGCCAAACAGTGTACCTGCTTTCCAGTtgataaatctgatttttctgaGCAAGCAGTGAGAACACAAGTAAGAGCAATGCAGTTTGGTTTCATCTGTCTGATAAGCATAAACACCTCATTGAACTTCTGATTTCGAATGCACCCAGAAAGCAAGGAATTAAAGATAACATTGTCTCTCCTGCAATTCAAATGGCAGAAGACTTTCATGGCTTCCCCAATTAATCCACAGTTAGAATAGAAATCAATGAGAGCAGTACCAAGAACAAGAAAATCATTACCCATAACAATCACCAAAGCATGAACCTGCTTCCCCTGCTGAAGAGCATTCAGAGAGGCACACGCTTTCAGAACAGAGCACAGTGTGAAGCTGGTAAACTGAATCCCACTCTTCCACATCGCTCCAAAAACTTCAAGGGCATTCCAAGCAAGGCCATAGCGGAGGAAGCCTGAAATCATGGTATTCCATGCAATGGCATCCTTGGACTTTGCCTCCTCAAAGACACGAACCGAATCACTCAAGAGGCCACACTTAGAGTACATGTCAACAAGGGCAGTTTTTGTAACAGTTTCAGATTCTGAGCCAGTTTTAATGACCAAGGCATGGACCTGTTGGCCTCCCTTCACATTTGAAAGAGCTGAGGATGCGCCAAGAATGGACGTGAAAGTGTAAGCATCGAGGTTGAGGTGCATGCGGTGCATCTGATGGAAGAGAACCCATGCAGCTTGAGCATTGCCCTTGCGAACATGGGCACTGAGGAGAGCATTTAGGGAGAACAAGTCTCTGTGCACAAACAAGTGATTTGCATGTACAATGCCTTCCCGTCGTATGAAACTGTTGCTTGAAATCAAGATTTTCAAGGAAGGTCCCTGTGAGCAGCCGAGATGTGACCTTAACATGAAATGTATAGGCCTGCATGAATGAGAGAGGAGAAGCACATTAGTTGAACACTAGTGTCCTTAGGCTGTGTTTTGTAACAATTCTGCTCTCAGAAAGTACTTTTGGCCCATTAGTACTTTTTCCTGATTCTACTCATAGAGAGTAATTAGGGAGTAGATTAGCGTTTGGTAACCTGGCAAAAAAAGTGCTTCTGAGACTGAAAGAAAATAGAATGGTGTTTGGCAGGCACTTTAACAGAATCACTTCCAACACTCatctatatttactaaaatgcCAGAACCTCTAATATAACACCACTGGACCAATGATAATGGACATAATTACGAAAGTGCCACTGTAACATCTCACTTATATaactgccaaaaaaaaaatttgacattaTCACATATCACACTACCAAACTAATAAGAACACTggtaataattatgaaaaatgCCTCATAAAAGTACATAATGAAGTTAAAATATTGTCCATGTctttagttttaatttgaaattCCAGCATAAAATTCGCATAGTTATGTGAATAACAATGCATGTTAAAATAAGAACCCACATGAAAAAGATGATTATACAGGAAACAACATAAAGCATGGGGACATCTCCAATAACTGGACTATGAGTCGTCACATAGGGACGTGCATGGATGTCGTGGTCTGCATGTAATCCGTGCCTGTACTCATCAACCCAAATAAATGACCAAGCTTGATCCTCTCATGCTGGACATGTAAAAAATAacacccaattttttttttttccatccgAGCCATTCTCATAATCATGTGTCCATTTCCGCATGAACATATGGGCAGTGTACTTTCAATACATCATACCAAATACTGTACTTAGACCAAATATCCAGATcaaatattaaatataaaagaatGGGGCATATAGATGAACCATGCATATAGGAGCCAATACCGTGTACTAAATCCATGCCAGAAAGAGCTTGGCCAAAACAAAAGCAATGCAGCTGATGTTGGGTGAAGGGCATAACACATAACATATGACGAGCCTTCTTGAGACAGATCCAATTATAGAGTAAAAAATCTACTCCATGAAGAGATTGTTATGCAAACATCCAGCTTTTCCACAATCTCAATAGGTCAAACACAttaattttctctttcaaattTTCTCAATCTTGCAGTAGCCTTATTGCTTTCCATTGAGCTTGATAGCTCCTGAATTGAACATGATGTGCTTTGCCGCATTTTTTCGGCCAGTATCTGTGTCTTCTCCCATAATCCTAAATGTAAGAGACGGTCTCTCAACAAATCGCATGTACTAAGATATGGGGGAATCCCTTCGTCAATCATCATCTCAAAGTATCTACATGCATCTTCAAGTCCATGCTTTTTCTTACAATACCCATGAATCATGACAGCATATGTAGAAACTGAAGGGTAGAAACCCCTCCTCTCCATACTCTCCCAAACTTCTGTTACCCGATCAACCCTTCCGACCCTGATCAGCATTTTTAGCACCATATTGTAAGTATGGGAATCTGGCAAGCATGAATCTATATCCATTCTATTAATCAGCTTAAGAGCCTGATTGACTTCATAACAATCACAATGGAATGCAAGGATTGCATTATAACTCCATGCATCTGGTTTCACTTCGTTCTCAAACATTTCATCTAGCAACAGATAAGCATCATCCACGTGATCGTTCTTACAAAATAGTTTGATAATACAGTTATAAGTAAACACATTCGGTGCCAAGTTGTACCTTCTCATCCTATCGAGAACACGCAAAGCCGAATGAGTATCATTGGCTTCGCAATAAGCACGGATGAAGATAGAGTAACTACAAGCATCTGGCTGAAAGCCATAAGACCCCATTTCCCTGAAGAGCTTATACGCCTCTTCTGTCTTTCCATCTCGGCACAAGCAATCCAACAAAGTGTTGTAGGCAGTCACATCTATAGGACATTTCCGCTCaagcatttcatcaaacagTTTCCAAGCCTCCATAGAGTCACCAATTTCACCCCAACCCCTCATCAGAATGCTGTAAGTTTTCTCACTTGGTGCAGATTTGTATTTAACATCATCGAAGAATTCTTGCGCATGCTTCACGTGATTCCGCTTACAAAGCATGAAGAGCAGCTTGTCAAGATCATCAATGCTCGGATTAGGACCAAAATCTTGCATTTTCTTGTAAGCCCGGATGGCATCCATTGGTAAATCAGCTCTGCAATAAGCTCGAAAGACAATCCagaaaattttgggtttgatttcATGACCTCCATCTTTCATCTCagaaagaaaatcccaaatcagaGCAAATTGTTTGTTACTGCCAAGAATATCAACTAGAATGTGGTAGCTCTCTGTGCTATGAATGAAACCCGGCAATTTTTTAGCCCACAGAAAGAACCTGTGTGCAGAGAAACTAAGATTCTTACACCTTTTCAATACTTGCTCAACCAAATCACTTGAAATCTTTCCTGAGAAACAAGCAAGTGCAGATTCTATGTCATGATGTAGGCTACGGAAATCACTCAGCACTCTGCAAATCTCATTCACGTCCTCTGCTGATGATATGTTTGGATCCAATCCAATTGTTTGAGAAGAAAGTCTCTGAAATAGGGATAATCTAAAACCAAATGCAGGGACTGACAAATCTGAAGTACAAGCTGAGATCATACACAGACCAATTCTATGGCTCTGGGTGATTTGGGAATGAAGAGGTTGAAAGAGGAGACGATATAGGCTCCTGTTTTGCGAGAGGAGAATTCTGACAGCCATCACCTTACAGGCGCTGAGGATCTCCCATACAGAGGCAATGCAGATTTCCCACTACAACCCGAGTCCCAATGGGGCATACAGAGGCAATGAAGAATCAGTCAAGCGAGGGTTGCAACAGGGAGTATACACGCAATACTCTGAGTCCTAAGCCTATGATGATACTCTGAAAACCCATAGGCCAAATAACATCTCAGTATACAAACAATAATCTCAAAACCCATAGGCCAAACAAAAATCTCAGTATAATTGCCATACAAGCAGTATACACAGAAAACTAATAGGCAAAACAAAAATCTGATTCTACAAGCAATCTCAGTATTAAGTATACAAGGAATACTCAGTACAATAATcttagtaaaaaaaaatctgatcttTCAGTATCCCATATAGACCAAATAATTGAAAACCAAACATAATTTACAGAATCCGGACAGCCAGAAGCAAGAAAGAAAATTcagggaaagaaagagagagtaccTCACTGAGCCGGGATGCCAGATTGCCAGGGCGTCCGGCGGAGGACGAAGCGGCAATGGCGATGGCGACAATGGAGACGACGCTTTAGTCGCGAGGGTTTTGGCCTTTTGGGGATCTCCAGCAGAGACCAAGCAGAGGTAAGGTAACGGAAAGGCTTTGAGGGGTTTCGGGTTGCACGAACACGAAAAGAAACGTTGTTTTATATTTGATTAACCGAATCGGCCGATTCACCGATCCGATTCCCCATTTTGATAGGTGTTGATATTTCATTTAGAAAGGACGGAAGTTTCATACTCCCATATGTTATccatcacaagaagaagagacaaaaaGGAAATGTTATTAATATATGAAACGGCTAAACGCCAAATCTCTTTCAAAAACAGCAAGCGCCTCTCTCTCAAAATTGTGAATCTCAGCTCTGTTTCTCCATTTTGTGATTTTATATCTGATTCTCTTTCTCGTTGGTCCCTTTTGATCTCCTCTGTCAGTTTCGTTTTTCTTAAATCCACGAAATCCAAGAACCAGATTGGTTTCATTGGCTTCGTCGCTTCAGTATCGTTTACATGGCAACACAACCTTTGAATAAGATTGAGAGAGCTCACCAGATGTATCGTGATGGAAGGTATGAGGAGGCTTTATCGTTTTATACCGAAGCCCTCACTATGGCGAAGACAAAAGCGCAGAAGATCGCTCTACACAGCAATCGAGCTGCTTGTTATTTGAAACTGCAGGATTTCAAGAAGGTCCTAATCGTGCCCCGTCTCGTGTAATTTATTGAAATTTGCAGTTTCTTTATTGTGATTCTTCTGGATTTAGactatgatttctatttcaattttatggGGTGATTTTCATTTTGGAAATTGTTTAGTTTGATTTTTGCCCATtctttcagtgaaatagaaatcaaatggaatagaaattctgaaataactgAGGAgagttgtttcaattttgaaatcgaaattgatttcactcttgctctttaatgagcaaaTGGTAACTTTAATgggcaaagcagtaatttcatgttaaagaTAAAACAtcaccctcttcttctcctgattGTTTTGATgcaaaccaaaacaatttcaatttcttgataaattatttctttattgactatttcatgaaatagatccgaaattgaaatagaaatcataccaaatcaggccttgtctctgctgatcaggATGAACAAAAGACAGCCTTGAGAACTGAGGAAATTTTGGTGACTGGTAGCCTTTGTTTTCAACAGACAGGTTGAGGTAATTGTTGTTTTGGTGCAAGTGTATTTTGTTATGATCAAGTGAAATATTAGTAAGTGAGCTTGCTGAAACAACGGAAAGCACTGTAGCAGTGACAAAATAAAGTTATTTAAGATGCAATACATGATCCAGTGAATGATGCATTTGAGATTATGCACTGCTGAAGGGATCCTGTTTTGATGTGGGATTGAGCATTGGAAAGTGGGGAGTGTTCATTAATAGTAAGATGATGTAGGAATAAGAGAATATGATCTTGATTCTTAAGGTTGTCTGGTCAAGGATTAAATAAGGAATTTAGATTTCTATTTAGGAGA
This window encodes:
- the LOC122649481 gene encoding pentatricopeptide repeat-containing protein At1g52640, mitochondrial-like isoform X1, whose protein sequence is MAVRILLSQNRSLYRLLFQPLHSQITQSHRIGLCMISACTSDLSVPAFGFRLSLFQRLSSQTIGLDPNISSAEDVNEICRVLSDFRSLHHDIESALACFSGKISSDLVEQVLKRCKNLSFSAHRFFLWAKKLPGFIHSTESYHILVDILGSNKQFALIWDFLSEMKDGGHEIKPKIFWIVFRAYCRADLPMDAIRAYKKMQDFGPNPSIDDLDKLLFMLCKRNHVKHAQEFFDDVKYKSAPSEKTYSILMRGWGEIGDSMEAWKLFDEMLERKCPIDVTAYNTLLDCLCRDGKTEEAYKLFREMGSYGFQPDACSYSIFIRAYCEANDTHSALRVLDRMRRYNLAPNVFTYNCIIKLFCKNDHVDDAYLLLDEMFENEVKPDAWSYNAILAFHCDCYEVNQALKLINRMDIDSCLPDSHTYNMVLKMLIRVGRVDRVTEVWESMERRGFYPSVSTYAVMIHGYCKKKHGLEDACRYFEMMIDEGIPPYLSTCDLLRDRLLHLGLWEKTQILAEKMRQSTSCSIQELSSSMESNKATARLRKFEREN
- the LOC122649481 gene encoding pentatricopeptide repeat-containing protein At1g52640, mitochondrial-like isoform X2; the encoded protein is MAVRILLSQNRSLYRLLFQPLHSQITQSHRIGLCMISACTSDLSVPAFGFRLSLFQRLSSQTIGLDPNISSAEDVNEICRVLSDFRSLHHDIESALACFSGKIFWIVFRAYCRADLPMDAIRAYKKMQDFGPNPSIDDLDKLLFMLCKRNHVKHAQEFFDDVKYKSAPSEKTYSILMRGWGEIGDSMEAWKLFDEMLERKCPIDVTAYNTLLDCLCRDGKTEEAYKLFREMGSYGFQPDACSYSIFIRAYCEANDTHSALRVLDRMRRYNLAPNVFTYNCIIKLFCKNDHVDDAYLLLDEMFENEVKPDAWSYNAILAFHCDCYEVNQALKLINRMDIDSCLPDSHTYNMVLKMLIRVGRVDRVTEVWESMERRGFYPSVSTYAVMIHGYCKKKHGLEDACRYFEMMIDEGIPPYLSTCDLLRDRLLHLGLWEKTQILAEKMRQSTSCSIQELSSSMESNKATARLRKFEREN
- the LOC122649717 gene encoding pentatricopeptide repeat-containing protein At5g66500, mitochondrial-like, whose translation is MLRSHLGCSQGPSLKILISSNSFIRREGIVHANHLFVHRDLFSLNALLSAHVRKGNAQAAWVLFHQMHRMHLNLDAYTFTSILGASSALSNVKGGQQVHALVIKTGSESETVTKTALVDMYSKCGLLSDSVRVFEEAKSKDAIAWNTMISGFLRYGLAWNALEVFGAMWKSGIQFTSFTLCSVLKACASLNALQQGKQVHALVIVMGNDFLVLGTALIDFYSNCGLIGEAMKVFCHLNCRRDNVIFNSLLSGCIRNQKFNEVFMLIRQMKPNCIALTCVLTACSEKSDLSTGKQVHCLAIRLGFELDTQLCNALLDMYAKCGKISVSRALFDRIPYKSVVSWTSIIDAYGSNGHGVEAFELFKEMDEQSSISPNPVTFLAILSACGHCGLVEQGQECFLLMKEKYGIDPGPEHYACFIDLLGRASRIDEAWDLLHDMGERGTEPTREVWAALLNACRTNLDIRRGESAAKQLLELQPEKPGNYILLSNFYSAIGRWDVVEELRGMMRERRLRKEVGSSWITVECCEKNIDCNGSGKKLI